From the Musa acuminata AAA Group cultivar baxijiao chromosome BXJ3-7, Cavendish_Baxijiao_AAA, whole genome shotgun sequence genome, one window contains:
- the LOC103990787 gene encoding protein root UVB sensitive 6-like isoform X2 — MAPIALKKSASSAQGLTRGGAPDARGLVRDAVRATLASAPLGSHPPLPQRQADWVQAEIRFGPPVGGLALDAAPAPRVLCCEEIDGRRWSYVVDDGGHPRRGSAVRAVPMQSPMAPLEELMSFVRSYVVPEGFPDSVTPSYVPYMTWRALKYFFGGAMGVFATRTLLSSVGVSKNRATSGAVAINWILKDGAGRIGKMLFARQGKKFDYDLKQLRFAGDLLMELGAGVELATAAVPHLFLPLACAANVVKNVAAVTSTSTRTPIYKAYAKGENIGDVTAKGESVGNMADLLGTGLCILISKRNPSLVASFAFLSCGYVFSAYQEVKSVVLNTLNRARFTVAVDSFIKTGHVPSLKEGNSKENIFRPPWSKHTSVVLGPRFCDAFQEPTSFIAIEHLFEKERYMVSYNPSKDKIYALLKDQAKSDDILKAAFHAHVLLYFIQLSNTNQALKKLRNSNQSKYEEPILPTNANFLAHMVESCKIVSSSYAIFKRKAAEQVMHGRLATSW, encoded by the exons ATGGCTCCGATCGCGTTGAAGAAATCTGCCAGCTCCGCCCAGGGCCTGACCCGTGGGGGCGCCCCGGATGCCCGTGGCCTCGTCCGGGACGCCGTTCGGGCCACCCTCGCCTCGGCCCCGCTCGGATCCCACCCCCCTCTGCCGCAGCGGCAGGCGGATTGGGTTCAGGCGGAGATCAGGTTCGGACCGCCCGTGGGCGGGCTCGCCCTCGATGCGGCGCCCGCGCCCAGGGTCCTCTGCTGCGAGGAGATCGACGGGCGGAGGTGGAGCTACGTGGTGGACGATGGTGGTCACCCGCGCAGGGGCTCGGCCGTCCGGGCCGTGCCGATGCAGAGCCCGATGGCTCCCTTGGAG GAATTGATGTCATTTGTAAGATCTTATGTAGTGCCTGAAGGCTTTCCCGATAGTGTTACCCCTTCATATGTTCCATACATGACTTGGAGAGCTCTGAAG TATTTCTTTGGTGGAGCCATGGGTGTTTTCGCGACACGGACACTATTGAGCTCCGTTGGAGTATCCAAAAATAGAGCAACATCAGGTGCTGTTGCCATTAATTGGATACTCAAG GATGGTGCTGGACGCATTGGCAAAATGCTCTTTGCACGACAAGGAAAGAAGTTTGACTATGATCTAAAGCAG CTTCGCTTTGCAGGTGATCTTTTAATGGAGTTAGGTGCTGGGGTAGAATTAGCAACTGCTGCTGTTCCACACCTTTTCTTGCCATTGGCTTGTGCAGCTAACGTGGTGAAG AATGTTGCTGCTGTGACATCAACATCGACACGCACTCCAATCTACAAGGCCTATGCCAAAGGTGAAAATATTGGAGATGTTACTGCTAAAGGAGAATCTGTTGGTAATATGGCTGATCTG TTGGGAACTGGACTCTGCATCTTAATTTCAAAAAGGAACCCATCTTTGGTGGCCTCATTTGCATTCTTGTCATGTGGATATGTTTTTAGTGCATATCAAGAG GTGAAATCCGTTGTATTAAATACATTAAACAGAGCAAGATTCACTGTTGCAGTGGATTCCTTCATCAAGACTG GGCATGTTCCATCACTTAAGGAAGGAAATtctaaggaaaatatttttcgtccTCCATGGTCGAAACATACATCAGTTGTTCTAG GCCCAAGATTTTGTGATGCATTCCAGGAGCCAACTTCATTTATTGCCATAGAGCACTTGTTTGAG AAGGAAAGATACATGGTGTCCTACAACCCTTCAAAGGACAAAATATATGCATTACTGAAGGATCAAGCAAAATCAGATGATATATTGAAAGCAGCTTTTCAT GCTCATGTTCTTCTTTATTTCATCCAATTGTCAAACACAAATCAAGCTTTGAAAAAGCTGAGGAATTCTAACCAATCAAAATATGAAGAGCCCATACTTCCTACAAATGCCAACTTCCTTGCTCATATGGTGGAGTCTTGCAAGATTGTTTCATCATCATATGCGATATTCAAGAGGAAAGCAGCGGAACAGGTGATGCATGGAAGACTTGCTACTTCATGGTAG
- the LOC103990787 gene encoding protein root UVB sensitive 6-like isoform X1, which produces MAPIALKKSASSAQGLTRGGAPDARGLVRDAVRATLASAPLGSHPPLPQRQADWVQAEIRFGPPVGGLALDAAPAPRVLCCEEIDGRRWSYVVDDGGHPRRGSAVRAVPMQSPMAPLEELMSFVRSYVVPEGFPDSVTPSYVPYMTWRALKYFFGGAMGVFATRTLLSSVGVSKNRATSGAVAINWILKDGAGRIGKMLFARQGKKFDYDLKQLRFAGDLLMELGAGVELATAAVPHLFLPLACAANVVKNVAAVTSTSTRTPIYKAYAKGENIGDVTAKGESVGNMADLLGTGLCILISKRNPSLVASFAFLSCGYVFSAYQEVKSVVLNTLNRARFTVAVDSFIKTGHVPSLKEGNSKENIFRPPWSKHTSVVLGPRFCDAFQEPTSFIAIEHLFEKERYMVSYNPSKDKIYALLKDQAKSDDILKAAFHAHVLLYFIQLSNTNQALKKLRNSNQSKYEEPILPTNANFLAHMVESCKIVSSSYAIFKRKAAEQGWIMSESLLNPGRARLFSAVHS; this is translated from the exons ATGGCTCCGATCGCGTTGAAGAAATCTGCCAGCTCCGCCCAGGGCCTGACCCGTGGGGGCGCCCCGGATGCCCGTGGCCTCGTCCGGGACGCCGTTCGGGCCACCCTCGCCTCGGCCCCGCTCGGATCCCACCCCCCTCTGCCGCAGCGGCAGGCGGATTGGGTTCAGGCGGAGATCAGGTTCGGACCGCCCGTGGGCGGGCTCGCCCTCGATGCGGCGCCCGCGCCCAGGGTCCTCTGCTGCGAGGAGATCGACGGGCGGAGGTGGAGCTACGTGGTGGACGATGGTGGTCACCCGCGCAGGGGCTCGGCCGTCCGGGCCGTGCCGATGCAGAGCCCGATGGCTCCCTTGGAG GAATTGATGTCATTTGTAAGATCTTATGTAGTGCCTGAAGGCTTTCCCGATAGTGTTACCCCTTCATATGTTCCATACATGACTTGGAGAGCTCTGAAG TATTTCTTTGGTGGAGCCATGGGTGTTTTCGCGACACGGACACTATTGAGCTCCGTTGGAGTATCCAAAAATAGAGCAACATCAGGTGCTGTTGCCATTAATTGGATACTCAAG GATGGTGCTGGACGCATTGGCAAAATGCTCTTTGCACGACAAGGAAAGAAGTTTGACTATGATCTAAAGCAG CTTCGCTTTGCAGGTGATCTTTTAATGGAGTTAGGTGCTGGGGTAGAATTAGCAACTGCTGCTGTTCCACACCTTTTCTTGCCATTGGCTTGTGCAGCTAACGTGGTGAAG AATGTTGCTGCTGTGACATCAACATCGACACGCACTCCAATCTACAAGGCCTATGCCAAAGGTGAAAATATTGGAGATGTTACTGCTAAAGGAGAATCTGTTGGTAATATGGCTGATCTG TTGGGAACTGGACTCTGCATCTTAATTTCAAAAAGGAACCCATCTTTGGTGGCCTCATTTGCATTCTTGTCATGTGGATATGTTTTTAGTGCATATCAAGAG GTGAAATCCGTTGTATTAAATACATTAAACAGAGCAAGATTCACTGTTGCAGTGGATTCCTTCATCAAGACTG GGCATGTTCCATCACTTAAGGAAGGAAATtctaaggaaaatatttttcgtccTCCATGGTCGAAACATACATCAGTTGTTCTAG GCCCAAGATTTTGTGATGCATTCCAGGAGCCAACTTCATTTATTGCCATAGAGCACTTGTTTGAG AAGGAAAGATACATGGTGTCCTACAACCCTTCAAAGGACAAAATATATGCATTACTGAAGGATCAAGCAAAATCAGATGATATATTGAAAGCAGCTTTTCAT GCTCATGTTCTTCTTTATTTCATCCAATTGTCAAACACAAATCAAGCTTTGAAAAAGCTGAGGAATTCTAACCAATCAAAATATGAAGAGCCCATACTTCCTACAAATGCCAACTTCCTTGCTCATATGGTGGAGTCTTGCAAGATTGTTTCATCATCATATGCGATATTCAAGAGGAAAGCAGCGGAACAG GGATGGATAATGTCAGAGTCATTGCTGAACCCTGGCAGAGCTAGGCTATTTAGTGCTGTTCATAGTTAA